A stretch of DNA from Streptomyces sp. NBC_01276:
TCGCCCGGTACGGCCGTCCCGGCCGCGGCCTCCGTGTCAGCCGCGACGTCCTTGACCTCGACCCGCGTGTAGACGGCTGCCGTCGGCGCAGACAGGCGCACCCCGGGCGACAGGTACCGTTCCACGCCCGCACCCTGCCCGCCGGGACCGGCGAGGTAGGTCCGCAGGAACTCGGTCAGCGAGACAGCCAGGGGGCCCGTAGAAGGGACGGCGCGGCCGAAGACGGACGGGCTGCTCTGGGCCGCCTCAGGGGCGGCAACCTCAGCGGGCGAACCGGTGACGACCAACGGCCCGCCGTCCTGGCCTCCAGTGCCGTTGACGGCGAAGTACCGCGCTGCGGGCTGCACGACCGCCTGGTCCGAGCCGCCACCCGGCGACGGCGCGCGCCGCTCGTCGGTGACGGCGGCGACGGTCACCGTCCAGCCACCGCCTCCCGGCATGACGACCGTACGCAGCGGAGTTACCCGCACCGCCGCCGGGCTGCCGGCGTCACGGGAACGGGACGGGAGTTCGGCCTGGGGCGCCATCCTCCGCACCTCCGCCGCCACCGGGCCGTCGGGGGCGGCGGCGTCGGCGCGCAGCCACAGCTCCACGAAGTGGGCGGCCGTCCCCGAGGGGTCAGCCTGTACACGGCTGCTGCTCGGTGCCGGGGCCGGAGCCGCCTGGGCAGCACTTCCGGCCGGGGCTGCCAGAGCGACGGCCAGCGCCAGGGGGCCGGCCGCAAGCGCAGTCCAGACCCCCATCCGGGCCAGCCGCGGCCCGTATGAGACGGGGCCGCCGACGGGGACGGTCTCCGGCCGCGAAGCCCGCAACTGCTGCGAGACCGCGCCCTGGCGGGCGGGCCGCTCCCGTCCAGGCGGGAGAGTACGACGACGGGTCATGGGGGCGCCTTCCGAGGTGGGGATGCTTGCTCCCACACAACGGCGCCCTCTTCACCGCTTCGCTCACCACAGCAACCCCCGCTCCGTCACGGCTGGACCACAGCCGTCGTGGTGAGTCCCCGGTGACTCACCACCACCTCCCCACCGCAGGTCACAGCCTCAAAGACGCCGAACTCACCGGCTTCGTGAAAACTCACCACCCACGAACTCACCGCATCTCGAACATCCACCGTCGACGGTTCTTCGTGTCCCTCGTGCGGAGTGCCTTCCGGCCGGGCCCGTGCCGTCCGGCCTCTGTCCGGCCTTGACTGGGCATGAACACCACGCACACCCTGCTGGCCGTCGCAGCCGCCCTCGCTGTTGCCGCGCCCCCGGCTGCTGCATCCCCGGCCACCGCCGCGCTCAGCTACCGCTGTTCGACGAGCACACAGACGATCGACGACGCCGGATACAGCGGCCCTGCCCCCGACAACTGGGACATCCGGATCCAGGTGTGCGCGGCGCGCTCCGGAACCACCGTCTACGCCTACGCCGACATCAGCTGGGACGGGCCCGCCTTCTACGCCAGCAACGACGCGGTGATCTTCGACGGGGCCAAAATCCGGCTGCAGATCATGCAGTCCCGCCAGGGCACTGACCCCGTTGTCGCCGAGCGCGACGTCGAGATCAAAGACCGGCTGGAGAAGGCGTCGTCCAGCGGCGACCGCGACGGGCGCTACCGCACCCCGACGATCAGCCACCGCGCCGGGACCGGCGCGTACGGGAACACGGTTCTATACCTCGACTGGCACAAAGACGGCCGGGGATACCAGGGCCACGATTTCAAGGGCTCACCGACCGTGTGACCATCCAGGGGGCCGACGAGGAACCAGTGCGTGCGGCTGACACAGTGAGAGGCCCCCGACTGCTGGCGGTGAAGCAGCACGAGGGTATAGAGCGCGAGGCGGCTACTCGGCGAAGGCCCGCGAGGCGGCCTCAGCCTGATTCCCAAGGTGGGCGCCAGGGTCACCTCTGGCGCAGGCGCCGATGACGGCCAGGGCCTGCGCGACTCCAGCCCCGGCATGCCAGCGCGAGTCCGGGAGAGCGGACCTCCCCACCGTCAACGCGGACAGAGCTGGCCGCTCGTTCTGGTGACAGCCCTCGTGATCACCCTGCTGCTGCGGCCGGTGGCCGGGACACTCGCGCCGTGGCCGACGCGAAACCCAGCGCATCGGACGGTTCCGGCACCGCTCCTGACCGCGGTAGCT
This window harbors:
- a CDS encoding conjugal transfer protein encodes the protein MTRRRTLPPGRERPARQGAVSQQLRASRPETVPVGGPVSYGPRLARMGVWTALAAGPLALAVALAAPAGSAAQAAPAPAPSSSRVQADPSGTAAHFVELWLRADAAAPDGPVAAEVRRMAPQAELPSRSRDAGSPAAVRVTPLRTVVMPGGGGWTVTVAAVTDERRAPSPGGGSDQAVVQPAARYFAVNGTGGQDGGPLVVTGSPAEVAAPEAAQSSPSVFGRAVPSTGPLAVSLTEFLRTYLAGPGGQGAGVERYLSPGVRLSAPTAAVYTRVEVKDVAADTEAAAGTAVPGDGSRARVRVRVEGSDAAGTRWPLEYRLAVTARAGRWEVSALDTGSPAPASAGAASPTAPSTATSGGTR